The following coding sequences are from one Musa acuminata AAA Group cultivar baxijiao chromosome BXJ2-4, Cavendish_Baxijiao_AAA, whole genome shotgun sequence window:
- the LOC135609016 gene encoding probable membrane-associated kinase regulator 1, with amino-acid sequence MPHPSVCLPSYLPTSLSTKEKVGEVLEMAQQEKWEAFEEEEESLSLSDLPEVIDETMDEECKSGEAADDFEFKISVAGGLLSSSVETDMCAADEVFFQGQILPLQPSISPGSGFFATGSRGASRSGSRSDSLDQYSSIILDLGFSGGSRSNSSSSSSSCISRSHSSSSRSSSTRELPRASVANNFYAHPSPTPQVRIVTKTSAGRKSASSAPPGWEILRLGVAKAPEMKLCDIRSRRSSSGRKSNAEAESAKKAPSGTTKSRCAKSHAVCGRAAQNQQKTPPRPGGRGFICKCSSDAVEPIAMSKLTIRRK; translated from the coding sequence ATGCCTCATCCCTCCGTTTGTCTCCCTTCATATCTTCCAACCTCCCTTTCCACCAAAGAGAAGGTAGGAGAAGTCCTGGAAATGGCTCAACAGGAGAAATGGGAGGCctttgaagaggaagaagagtcctTGTCGCTATCTGATCTCCCAGAGGTCATCGATGAAACCATGGATGAGGAGTGCAAGTCTGGCGAGGCCGCCGATGACTTCGAGTTCAAGATATCGGTGGCAGGTGGCCTTCTTTCGAGTTCGGTGGAGACCGACATGTGCGCCGCGGACGAGGTGTTCTTCCAGGGACAGATTCTTCCACTACAGCCCTCAATCAGCCCCGGCAGTGGCTTCTTTGCCACCGGCAGCCGGGGGGCGAGCCGGAGCGGGTCGAGGTCGGACTCGCTGGACCAGTACTCATCTATCATTCTGGACTTGGGCTTCAGCGGTGGGAGTcggagcaacagcagcagcagcagcagcagttgtATCAGCAGGAGCCATTCGTCGAGCAGTCGCTCAAGCAGCACTCGTGAACTTCCCCGTGCATCAGTCGCCAACAATTTCTACGCCCACCCAAGTCCGACGCCGCAGGTTCGCATCGTCACGAAGACGAGTGCGGGCCGGAAGAGCGCGAGTTCTGCCCCACCTGGGTGGGAGATCTTACGGTTGGGCGTCGCCAAGGCTCCCGAGATGAAACTATGCGACATAAGGTCACGGAGATCAAGCAGCGGCAGGAAGAGCAATGCGGAGGCCGAGAGTGCAAAGAAGGCACCGAGCGGTACGACGAAGTCTCGTTGTGCTAAGAGTCATGCAGTTTGCGGTAGAGCAGCACAGAACCAACAGAAAACGCCGCCGCGGCCCGGCGGGCGTGGGTTCATCTGCAAGTGCTCGTCGGATGCGGTGGAGCCGATCGCCATGTCGAAGTTAACAATTAGAAGGAagtaa
- the LOC103981416 gene encoding probable protein phosphatase 2C 78: protein MRRRLCWHQVHRCFGWCGARGGAGADGLLWHTDLKPHASGDFSIAVVQANNSLEDQGQVLASPSTTYFGVFDGHGGPEASRFVNNRIFSHLHEIASEQGGLSVEVIRKAFNVTEEEFLQLVKRSWLSRPNIASVGSCCLVGAITDNVLYVANLGDSRAVLGKQGSDGRSVVAERLSRDHNVAEEDVRKELAELHPDDSRIVLCNRGVWRIKGIIQVSRSIGDVYLKKPSFSRDPLFQQCAAPIPLKRPVMTSEPSIRTRKLTQQDLFLIFASDGLWEQLSDAAAVDIVFKSPRAGIAKRLVRAALTEAAKKSEIKYDDIKHMEKGVRRHYHDDITVIVIYLDHFEGKASKLQGSTFDCTSAPVDIFSLNAATT from the exons ATGCGGCGGCGATTGTGCTGGCACCAAGTGCACCGCTGCTTCGGGTGGTGCGGCGCCCGGGGTGGGGCCGGTGCGGACGGCCTTCTTTGGCATACGGACCTAAAGCCCCACGCATCCGGCGACTTCTCCATCGCCGTCGTCCAGGCCAATAACTCGCTCGAGGATCAGGGGCAGGTGCTCGCCTCTCCCTCCACCACCTACTTCGGCGTCTTCGACGGCCACGGCGGCCCCGAGGCCTCCCGATTCGTCAATAACCGCATCTTCTCCCACCTCCATG AGATTGCGTCGGAGCAAGGAGGCCTCTCGGTCGAGGTAATACGCAAGGCGTTCAATGTCACCGAGGAAGAGTTCTTACAACTGGTGAAGAGATCATGGCTTTCTCGACCAAATATTGCATCGGTGGGGTCATGTTGCCTCGTCGGTGCGATCACAGACAACGTTCTCTACGTGGCCAATCTGGGAGACTCCAGGGCAGTGCTCGGCAAGCAGGGAAGTGATGGGAGGTCCGTGGTGGCAGAGCGGCTGTCGAGAGACCATAATGTCGCTGAGGAGGATGTGAGGAAGGAACTTGCTGAACTCCACCCTGATGACTCCCGCATTGTTCTATGTAACAGAGGCGTCTGGCGGATCAAAGGGATCATCCAG GTATCAAGGTCGATCGGTGATGTCTACCTGAAGAAACCCAGTTTTTCCAGGGACCCATTGTTTCAGCAATGTGCTGCTCCCATTCCACTAAAACGGCCTGTCATGACTTCAGAGCCTTCAATTAGGACACGTAAGCTTACACAACAAGACTTGTTTCTGATATTTGCATCGGATGGTCTCTGGGAACAACTAAGTGATGCAGCTGCAGTGGATATTGTCTTCAAAAGCCCCAGAGCA GGAATAGCCAAGCGACTTGTCAGAGCTGCTCTCACTGAAGCCGCCAAGAAAAGCGAAATAAAATATGATGACATAAAACATATGGAAAAGGGAGTAAGGCGCCACTACCATGATGATATAACAGTCATCGTTATCTATCTCGACCATTTCGAGGGGAAGGCTTCCAAGCTTCAGGGAAGCACTTTTGACTGCACCAGTGCACCCGTGGACATTTTCTCCCTCAATGCAGCTACTACTTGA
- the LOC135609989 gene encoding uncharacterized protein LOC135609989, whose translation MEKKQGLFSALEEVVRGLSPARSRAKSQSPSAALLLLPRRWKGHGRDHSLAQLPDAPLIARSGSFRPGGEALAPLMEGPDGDAPEDGGGTRREGWGRWVRGQLSRAPSVTSSPANAAGSSSFRRSDLRLLLGVMGAPLAPMHVSSADPLPHLSIKETPIETSSAQYILQQYTAASGGLKLQSSIRNAYAMGKVRMVASEFETATKVVKNRGGSARAAESGSFVLWQMAPDMWYVELAVGGSKVHAGSNGQLVWRHTPWLGVHAAKGPVRPLRRALQGLDPLTTASMFANARCIGEKKVNGEDCFILKLCADPQTLKARSEGPAEIIRHVLFGCFSQRTGLLVHMEDSHLTRIQSNAGGDAVYWETTINSFLDDYRPVEGIMIAHSGRSVVTLFRFGEVAMSHTKTRMEEAWTIEEVAFNVPGLSADCFIPPADIRRGSVSETCELPQGERSKTSIGNRAKVAAVDKPHATAASDRIIWRVEV comes from the exons ATGGAGAAGAAGCAAGGGTTGTTTTCGGCGCTGGAGGAGGTGGTGCGGGGGCTGTCGCCGGCGCGGTCGAGAGCGAAGAGCCAGTCGCCATCGGCGGCATTGCTGCTGCTCCCCCGGCGGTGGAAGGGCCACGGGCGGGACCATTCGCTGGCGCAGCTGCCGGATGCGCCGCTGATCGCGAGATCCGGGAGCTTCCGGCCCGGCGGAGAGGCTCTAGCGCCGCTCATGGAGGGCCCTGATGGCGACGCGCCGGAGGACGGCGGGGGCACGCGGAGGGAAGGGTGGGGCCGCTGGGTCCGCGGCCAGCTCTCCCGGGCGCCCTCCGTCACGTCCTCCCCCGCGAACGCAGCTGGGTCCTCCTCGTTCCGCCGCTCCGATCTCCGCCTGCTGCTGGGAGTAATGGGAGCGCCGCTCGCCCCCATGCACGTCAGCTCCGCCGACCCTCTCCCCCATCTCAGCATCAAGGAGACTCCCATT GAAACCTCATCGGCTCAGTACATATTGCAGCAGTACACCGCCGCATCGGGCGGTCTCAAGCTGCAGAGCTCCATCCGGAATGCCTACGCCATGGGCAAGGTGAGGATGGTGGCGTCGGAGTTCGAAACTGCGACCAAGGTGGTGAAGAATCGCGGTGGCTCAGCGCGTGCAGCTGAGTCAGGCAGCTTCGTCCTTTGGCAGATGGCCCCTGACATGTGGTACGTCGAGCTCGCCGTTGGCGGCAGCAAGGTCCATGCCGGCTCCAATGGCCAACTCGTCTGGCGGCACACCCCGTGGCTCGGCGTGCACGCCGCCAAGGGCCCCGTCCGCCCTCTCCGGCGCGCCCTCCAG GGCCTTGATCCTCTGACGACGGCGAGCATGTTTGCCAATGCACGTtgcatcggggagaagaaggttAATGGGGAGGATTGCTTCATCCTCAAGCTCTGCGCTGATCCGCAGACGCTGAAAGCCAGGAGCGAAGGCCCCGCAGAGATCATTCGGCACGTCCTCTTCGGCTGCTTCAGCCAGCGAACAGGGCTCCTGGTGCACATGGAGGACTCGCACCTCACGCGAATCCAATCCAACGCGGGCGGCGATGCGGTCTATTGGGAGACCACCATCAACTCCTTCCTCGACGACTACCGCCCCGTCGAAGGCATAATGATCGCCCACTCCGGCCGCTCCGTGGTCACTCTTTTCAGGTTCGGCGAGGTGGCCATGAGCCACACCAAGACCAGGATGGAGGAGGCGTGGACCATTGAGGAGGTGGCCTTCAACGTCCCTGGCCTGTCAGCCGACTGCTTCATCCCTCCTGCGGACATAAGACGCGGTTCCGTCAGCGAGACCTGTGAACTCCCGCAAGGCGAAAGGAGCAAAACCAGCATCGGCAACCGGGCGAAGGTGGCGGCGGTTGACAAACCACACGCTACCGCTGCAAGTGATAGAATCATTTGGAGGGTCGAAGTTTAG
- the LOC135609017 gene encoding aspartic proteinase 36-like translates to MARASDWIAAASSFIFLLFLFADAARTPEPSLRALATHGGKPNLVLPLVCSRSNSTRRSVLARRLLGEQVTARASMRLYDDYVTNGYYTAKLFIGTPPQEFALIVDSGSTVTYVPCSTCEQCGNHHQNLRFEPDLSSTYEPVKCNDDCTCDKEQKQCVYESQYTEMSSSSGVLGEDLISFGKESELKPQRAVFGCANSETGNLFNQHADGIIGLGRGELSIMDQLADKGVVTDSFSLCYGGMDVDGGAMVLGEITPPPDMVFSRSDPIRSPYYNIELEEIHVDGKLLHLDPRLFNSKDGTILDSGTTYAYLPEEAFMAFRDAILSNLHSLKRILGPDPNYSDICFSGAGSDVSELSKTFPVVDMVFGNGEKLSLSPENYLFRHSKVSGAYCLGVFQNEKDLTAILGGIIFRNTLVTYDRQNERIGFWKTNCSVLWERLHSDGGPTPGVLDFTNSRVNDSPTPVLPDLFESGVITFDMILNIAYAELLPHAKELEELIAHELQVDINQVNLINIASKGKSTMLRLAIFPAASSGFFSDTTVMDIVSFLSEHRVQLPENFGSYQVVRWNFERPSRSTWWEWRTMLLLVGILLAAFLRFTALSMWPDASRPLDAPLPEEDFCPLARFI, encoded by the exons ATGGCGCGAGCCAGTGATTGGattgccgccgcctcctccttcatcttcctcctcttcctcttcgcgGACGCCGCTAGAACGCCGGAACCCTCCCTCCGTGCCCTCGCCACGCATGGCGGCAAGCCGAACTTGGTGCTGCCGCTTGTTTGCTCCCGCTCGAACTCCACCCGCCGATCCGTCTTGGCGAGACGCTTGCTAGGCGAGCAGGTCACTGCCAGAGCAAGCATGAGGCTCTACGATGATTACGTCACCAATGG GTATTACACTGCAAAGCTCTTTATCGGAACACCGCCTCAAGAGTTTGCCTTGATCGTGGATTCTGGGAGCACGGTCACTTACGTTCCTTGCTCCACGTGCGAGCAATGTGGGAATCATCATCAG AATTTGAGATTTGAACCTGATTTGTCAAGCACATATGAGCCTGTGAAATGCAATGATGATTGTACCTGTGACAAGGAGCAAAAGCAGTGTGTTTATGAGAGCCAATATACTGAAATGAGCTCTAGCAGTGGTGTGCTTGGTGAGGACCTTATATCATTTGGAAAAGAAAGTGAACTTAAACCTCAGCGTGCTGTTTTTGGCTGTGCAAATTCTGAAACTGGTAATTTGTTCAATCAACATGCTGATGGAATAATTGGGCTGGGCCGTGGAGAGCTCAGCATAATGGACCAACTTGCTGACAAGGGTGTTGTTACTGATTCATTTTCTTTATGCTATGGTGGGATGGATGTTGATGGAGGTGCAATGGTCCTTGGTGAGATAACTCCACCTCCTGACATGGTTTTTTCCCGATCAGATCCTATTCGCAG CCCATACTACAATATTGAGCTGGAGGAAATACATGTGGATGGTAAACTACTGCATCTTGATCCAAGACTATTCAATAGCAAGGATGGCACAATCTTGGATAGTGGAACCACATATGCATATCTACCAGAAGAAGCATTTATGGCATTTAGAGATGCT ATCTTGAGCAACTTACATTCTCTAAAGCGAATACTTGGACCCGATCCAAATTACAGTGACATCTGCTTTTCTGGTGCTGGAAG TGATGTCTCTGAACTCTCAAAGACCTTCCCAGTGGTTGATATGGTATTTGGTAATGGAGAAAAGCTGTCGCTTTCACCAGAAAACTACTTGTTTCGG CATTCGAAGGTTAGTGGTGCTTACTGCTTGGGAGTCTTTCAGAATGAAAAAGATCTGACGGCAATTTTGGGGg GTATTATTTTTCGCAACACTCTGGTAACTTATGACCGTCAGAATGAAAGAATTGGTTTTTGGAAGACTAACTGTTCTGTATTATGGGAGAGATTGCATAGTGATGGAGGCCCTACACCTGGAGTTTTAGATTTTACAAATTCAAGAGTGAATGACTCACCAACTCCTGTTCTACCAG ATCTGTTTGAAAGTGGGGTCATTACCTTCGACATGATTTTGAACATTGCATATGCTGAACTATTGCCCCATGCAAAGGAATTAGAGGAGCTTATCGCACATGAGTTACAAGTTGATATAAATCAG gttaatttaataaatattgcaAGCAAGGGAAAGAGTACCATGCTGAGATTGGCGATTTTTCCAGCTGCATCTTCTGGTTTCTTTTCTGATACAACAGTGATG GATATAGTATCTTTTTTATCTGAACATCGTGTTCAGCTTCCTGAAAATTTTGGAAGTTATCAGGTGGTTCGATGGAATTTTGAGCGTCCATCAAGAAG TACATGGTGGGAATGGCGGACAATGTTGTTACTGGTGGGAATATTACTCGCGGCTTTCCTCCGGTTTACAGCCCTCTCGATGTGGCCCGACGCATCCAGGCCTTTGGATGCACCTCTTCCTGAAGAAGACTTTTGCCCCTTAGCTCGATTCATTTAA